In Tachysurus vachellii isolate PV-2020 chromosome 12, HZAU_Pvac_v1, whole genome shotgun sequence, the DNA window AATAATCCtatctaatatttttattattattgcacaataatttatatatatatgaatggcGAGATGTCAGACATATtgaaatacagataaaaaaaagatcgATAGATTGATATCGCTCATCGAGACTATTTAACTCATAAAGCATGTTTACACAATTTATACCTGTTTAATTATCCTAAAAGTTATTTTATTGCAAGTAAAATTATGCTGATCAAtcgttttctgtttttgttcccCATCCATTTGTCAGGTCACAGGAAATTACCAAAAGAGTGTGATCCCTGGCCTTGAAATGGCTCAATAGTATCACCAGGGATGCCGGACCATGACAGTGAGTCCCTCCTAAACCGACAGACCAAAAGAAGACGAGTGGACATAGGCGTGAAGAGAACCGTGGGCTCGACCTCCACGCTGACATCAGCAGCTTCTAGTGACTTCGTTACCAGCCGCACATCAAAATCCGCCAACATCTTTGGGGCCATGAATGCCCATCATAGTGGAGAGCAAGACATTCTAGAGTGTCAAGGGGTGCAACTTGGACATGGGGACTCGAATGAGACCAAGTCCAATGTGCTCCGGAAACTTCTTAAGAGGGCCAACTCATACGAGGACACAATGATGCCTTTTCCTGGTGCTACCATCATCTCACAGCTGTTAAAGAGCAACATGGCAAAAAATGGAACAGGGGGAGGAGTAGAGCCGGGGTTCCCTAGTAGTGCTCTCTCCAGCACAGGATCCGAGGTGCCCCAAGAGGATGCATGCAGTAACTCATCCCAGGAAAGCCCTCAGGAGTGTCTCTCACCATTCAGCCGCCCAGCTCTGGGTCACTTTGACGTTGAACGACTTAATGATGAACACCTCCGAGCTAAGCGAGCTCGTGTGGAGAACATCATTCGTGGAATGAGCCACTCACCCAATGTCATGATGCCATCAAACTCCAGCTCAAGGGAACGAGAGCGGGATGGTGAAGGGGAACATGAAGGACCTCAGCAGCCACCCAGCCCACGAGAGGGCTATCGTGAGAACAAGCGCAAGCAGAAGCTTCCTCAGCAGCAGCACAGCTTCCAGCAGCTGGTTTCAGTGCGCAAGGAGCAAAAGGTGGAGGAACGCAGGCAGCTCAAGCTGCAGCTCGAGGACATGCAGAAACAGCTGCGCCAGCTGCAAGAGAAGTTCTTTCAGATTTATGACAGCACTGACTCTGAAGGAAATGACCCAGACCACGATGGAGGGAACCTCTCTGAAGACAGTGCTCGCTCTGATGCCGGGCTCATGGACGGAGACGTTGATGAGCGCCCCAGACACAATTCTGCTGCTGATCGTTCTGATAATGAGATGTCAGACTTGGACCCTGGACACTTTCTAGACAGAGCACGGGCACTGCTAAGAGAACAGGCTCTTCTGGATGGTGAAAAGCCCAAAAAAGAGGGCTCGCTGAGGGGCAAAGGCCCAACCTCTATGCATGCAGAAGGCAAGCAGTTGGCAGAGACCCTGAAGCAGGAATTGAACTCTGCCATGTCTCAGGTGGTAGACACTGTAGTGAAGGTCTTTGCAAAACCTCCACGGCCTCTCCCGCAGGTGTTCCCGCCACTTCCTGCACCTCAGGATCGTTTTAGCGTTAACGGGGACAACCCCAACTTCCACACAACCAATCAGCGCCTGCAGTGCTTTGGAGACGTCATAATCCCCAGCCCACATGAGTCATTTGGTGGAGTCCCGCTCCCCAGTGCCAATGATCAGACAGAGGCGCTGCCTTTAGTGGTGAGGAAGTCTGCAGCAGAGCATCACCACCAGTCCTCAGCA includes these proteins:
- the LOC132854642 gene encoding prospero homeobox protein 1-like, whose product is MPDHDSESLLNRQTKRRRVDIGVKRTVGSTSTLTSAASSDFVTSRTSKSANIFGAMNAHHSGEQDILECQGVQLGHGDSNETKSNVLRKLLKRANSYEDTMMPFPGATIISQLLKSNMAKNGTGGGVEPGFPSSALSSTGSEVPQEDACSNSSQESPQECLSPFSRPALGHFDVERLNDEHLRAKRARVENIIRGMSHSPNVMMPSNSSSRERERDGEGEHEGPQQPPSPREGYRENKRKQKLPQQQHSFQQLVSVRKEQKVEERRQLKLQLEDMQKQLRQLQEKFFQIYDSTDSEGNDPDHDGGNLSEDSARSDAGLMDGDVDERPRHNSAADRSDNEMSDLDPGHFLDRARALLREQALLDGEKPKKEGSLRGKGPTSMHAEGKQLAETLKQELNSAMSQVVDTVVKVFAKPPRPLPQVFPPLPAPQDRFSVNGDNPNFHTTNQRLQCFGDVIIPSPHESFGGVPLPSANDQTEALPLVVRKSAAEHHHQSSAVGAHGGHHHPSLHPSSLSANMGFSPPSFRHPFPLPLMGYPFQGPLGAPSIGYLGKDRGSPDSMDLSRETTSLRTKMASNHHMGHTRSCSPTHPGSTAESLSLSLIKSECGDLQDMSDISPYPGSAIQEGLSPNHLKKAKLMFFYTRYPSSNMLKMFFSDVKFNRCITSQLIKWFSNFREFYYIQMEKFARQAINDGVTGAEEIAVSRDSELFRALNMHYNKANDFEVPDRFLEVAQITLREFFNAIVAGKDVDPSWKKAIYKVICKLDSEVPEVFKSPNCLQELLHE